The Thalassotalea sediminis genome includes the window TTGATGTGTTATTTTCTCGTGCAGACAAAGCATTATATATGGCGAAAAATAATGGACGTAATCAAGTTTTTTGTCACAATTAGCGAATAACCTACGTTGTTCCGTACTTGTTCCAATATCAAAATCAGTTGTATGAGCACTCTTAGGGTCTGTTATTGATAGATAGCTATACCCATTTTTCTCACCCCTTATTTTTAAATGTATTTGTTTATTTTTGCCCTCGAAATTGCATCAATTAGCGGGGTAACGTTGAACTGATTTATCTCTTTATAATCAACCTTATAAATTCTATTGCTTTTAACTTATTTAGCTGCTTGTTATCGATTTAAACTCCCCAATTAGGCAAACAGGCTTGGTAAATTTGCAGAGAATTTGCTTATACGTGACCTTTTTGTGACGGCTGTCTTAATTCTGTCACGCTGCTGTTATCTAAAGTTAACAAGCGAGTCATATTTGTTCCATCGCAATGTCATTTTCCTCTTTTAATATCTGCGCTTTGATGTCAGCGCACATTAATTTGTTTAGCTGAACCCAAAGGGCAGCGTTTTTGTCATTTTTACATCGTTATTGCTTTTTCATGTGGAACAACCACACATTAATCGCAATGCCTTGTCTAAGTACCAATAAACTACTGCAAAAATAAACACAAAAGTTCAACAGACCCTAATAATAATTATTTAAGGAAGGAATTATGAGCTCTAAATGGGTTTCACTTTCAGTTATTCCATCTTTTTTGTTTAGCTCAATAGCATATTCAGATGTTATTCCAAGCATTCAAAAACAGAGTAACTGGTATACACAAGCACAAGCCAAGGTGCTAGATAAAACTAAGTTAACAACAAGTACAAATGCTAAAAATGTGATTTTGTTTGTTGGTGATGGTATGGGTATTTCTACGCTTACAGCTGCACGTATATTGCAAGGGCAGATGGCTGGTAAGTCAGGTGAAGAAGGTTATTTAAGCTTTGAAACTTTTCCTTATTCTGCACAAGTAAAAACGTATAACACAGATGCACAAACCCCTGATTCTGCTGGAACCATGACAGCAATGATGTCAGGCGTCAAAACGGATGCGGGTGTTCTCGGCGTAAATGAAAATATTGAACGTGGTGATTGTGCGAGTGTAAAGGGTAATGAATTGATAACAGCGGTCGAACTTGCTGAAATTAAAGGCATGTCCACGGGTATTCTTTCTACGGCTCGTATTACACATGCAACGCCAGCGGCTGCTTATGCAAAGTCTGCCGATCGTAATTGGGAAGATATCTCGGATATGCCTAACACTGCTGTTGACTTGGGCTGTGAAGACATAGCCTCACAACTGGTGAATTTTGAGAAAAATCTTGAGCAGAGATTTCCAGGTATAGATGTTGATGGCATTGACTTTGCGATGGGTGGTGGTCGCCGTCATTTTCTGCCAAAAGATGAAGCATATAATAGTGCAGACGCTAGAAGTGCAGTAGAAGGTGATCGCACCGATAATCGAGATTTAACTGCTGAATGGCAAACCATGTACCCTAATGGTACTTACGTTATGGACAAAGCAGGTTTTGACGCGATTGATACAGAAACTACTGAGCGTGTCTTTGGTTTATTTAATGAGTCTCATATGAATTATGAAGCCGATAGAGAAAATGATATATCTGGCGAGCCTAGTCTGAGTCAAATGACTGAAAAAGCGATTGACGTGCTAAGTAATAACGATAAAGGTTATTTACTTGTTGTTGAATCGGGTCGAATAGATCATGGTCATCATGCAGGTAGTGCATACAATGCGTTAACCGACACTCTTGAATTTGCTAATGCTGTTCAAAAGGCAATTGACTCAACCAACCCTGAAGAAACCTTGATTCTTGTTACTGCAGATCATAGTCACGTTTTTACCATTGCTGGGTATCCAAAACGTGGTAATCCTATTCTTGGAAAAGTGGTTAATGTTGGTGCTACAGAGCCAGCCCTAGCAGCAGATGGCATGCCATATACAACACTTGGTTATACCAATGGATTAGGTTTTCGTAATTTACAAACGGAAACCGATGCTGATCAAAGTTACAACGACTCGGCCATTGCTGGGCGTCAAGATTTAACGACTGTTGATACGACTACGTCAGGCTTTCATCAAGAAACGACTGTTCCAATGGGATCCGAAACACATGCCGGTGAAGACATTTCACTTCATGCTCACGGGCCTGGAGCACATTTTGCTCAAGGAGTTGTGGAGCAAAGCATCGTTTTTCACATCATTAATAAATCACTTGGCTTAATTGGCAACTAGGGGAACTGACAATGAAAAGGTTAACATATATATCTCTATCTATTGCTGTAGCACTCGTTGGTTGTGATGGTGACGATGGCAAAGACGGTACTAATGGTGTATCGGGTGTAAATGGATTAAATAGTCTTGTAAGCCAAACGTTTGTGCCGGTTGGTCATGAAACATGTAGAAATTCAGGCGTCAGAATTGACTCTGGTATTGATGAAAATGGCAACGGCACACTTGATGATGCTGAAATTGACGCGAGTGAATTTGTTTGTGCGCCTGCGAATACAGACGTAGCTGGCGGTAGCGCAGATACTACCATGAATAATCCGTGGTTTAGTGCTGGTGAGCAACATATTGCTCAAGTCCGAAGTGATAGGGCATCTTTGACCAATGCCGCGGGTAAGGCAAAAAATGTCATTCTATTTGTCGGCGATGGCATGGGAATATCCACAGTTACAGCGGCGCGTATTTTAGCGGGTCAAAAAATGGGTAAAATGGGAGAAGAGCATCAATTAAGTTTTGATAAGTTTCCGTATTCAGGTTTCGCAAAAACATACAATGTTGATGCTCAAACGCCAGATTCTGCAGGTACAATGACGGCAATGATGTCTGGTATTAAAACAGATGTCGGTGTAATTGGTGTAGGGGAAGGTATTAGTCGAGGTAATTGCGACTCAGTATCGGGTAATGAACTTGTTACCGCGCTTGAACTGGCAGAGATTGCAGGGAAGTCTACCGGTGTTATTTCTACTGCTCGAATAACACATGCTACACCTGCTGCTACATATGCAAAATCAGCTGATCGTAACTGGGAAGATAATTCCGATATGCCAGCAGATGAAGCGGCAAAAGGCTGTGAAGATATTGCTTCGCAACTTGTTAATTTTGAAGCTAACCTAGAAGCAAGATTTTCAGGTTTAGATGTTGATGGTATTGAGGTTGTTTTAGGTGGTGGACGCCGTCATTTCTTACCTAAAGACGCTGCTTTTAATAGCGCAGATGCAACGAGCGCCGTTGAAGGTGATCGTACAGACAGCAGAGATCTGACGGCAGAATGGCAAGCAAGTTACCCAACGGGAAATTATGTTATTGACCGTAATGGTTTTAATGCATTAAATGCCGAGACAACAGAAAAAGTTTTTGGTCTGTTTAACGAGTCACACATGCACTACGAAGCAGACAGAGAAAATGACATTGCCGGTGAGCCAAGTCTTAGTGAAATGACAGATAAGGCGATTGATATATTAGATAATAATCAAGACGGTTACTTCTTAATGGTTGAATCAGGGCGTATTGATCATGGCCATCATGCAGGTAATGCTTACAATGCTTTAGAAGATACCATTGAATTTGCCAAAGCTGTGCAATCGGCGGTTGATGCCACTGATCCAGAGGAAACGTTAATCATTGTTACCGCTGATCATAGCCATGTATTCACTATGGCTGGATATCCAAAGCGTGGTAATCCTATCTTAGGTAAAGTGGTTGGCGTAGGCAGTGAAGAGCCTACACTTGCCGCAGATGGTATGCCATACACTACCTTAGGTTATACAAATGGCCTTGGTTTTAAAAATCTAGGTATGGAAACAGACGCTGATGCTGGTTATGCGCACCCTTACGTAAACACGCGTCAAGATTTAACGACTGTTGATACAACGACACCTGGCTTTCATCAAGAAGCGTTAATACCTATGGGCTCAGAAACACATGCAGGTGAGGATGTTGGTGTTTATGCGACAGGACCTGGCGCACATTTAATTACAGGGACTAATGAACAAAGCCTTATTTATCATGTTATTAATCATGCCTCAGATTTGGTTAATAAAGCCGAGGCTGCGTTAAACTAACGTATTAAATAAAGTTGTCATAAAAAGTTGGTATAAGGGGTAATAACATCCTTTTACCAACTTTTTCTATGAGTAACACAATGAAATCGACGCTTCTCATATTCGTTTTATTCTTTAACGTAAATGCAGTATTAGCTGCTGCCTGTAAACAAAACCCTTCGCAATTAATTGCACATTATCGTGTCACGGAAGGTGATTCACAACATCAAAAGTTGACCTTGGCGCGGTTTAACAATCAAGCTGGTCAATTTTATCATGATAAAAACTATGGTGATTGGTGGAGTAAGTCATCAAATTCGCACTTAATGCTAACGCGATATTTTCCTGCCTTTAAAAAAGCAATTGAATACCAACCGAGTGAAATAAAGTTAGAAGCTTCAGAGAACACATGGCAAAAACAATGGCAGATGATATCTGACCAATTTATTGCCAAAATGACGCCACAGCATATTGAAAGTAAAGGATGTTTACGAGTTGAAATGCTGACGCTGAAAGAGCATGACGTTGAATATATCTTGCATTGGTTGCCTATGTTACGTTTAGTTGAACAGTTAGAAGTCGTGTCAAAAGGGCAAGTACTCAAGAGCTGGCAGTTGATAGCACTGAATGATCAACCTGCTGACGTGCAACAATACGTTAAGAATCTATCAACATACCAAACAATTGATTATGCCGATATTGGCGATAATGAAGCTGATCCATTTCTAGCAAAAATGATCCATCAAGGGTTTAAAGCGACAACGTCGACTGAGCATATCCATTAAGGTACTGCTGCAATAACAGCTCATTTTAGTGCTGAATTTCACGCCGATATATCCAATTTTTAAATGTAAGCGTTTTCCTTTATAAAAATAAATGTAAATGATATTGATTCTTATTCTGTTGAGTGTTTTAATTGCGCCAAATTATTATTTGTGACTTGATAAGGGTTTCATCGCGTGAATCTTCAAACTTTAAAACCGGCACACATTGCGTTAGCAATTTCTGCTGCAGTTTCAATAAATGCTCAAGCAAATGACAATAACGATATGGAGCATTTAACTATCTTCGGTAGTGAACATCGAATTAATGATACGCCAGGTAGTGCACATGTATTATCAGAAAAAGAGTTAGAGAAGTTCGATTACAGCGATATTATGCGCACGCTGACATCAGTACCAGGTGTTTATGTATTAGAAGAAGATGGTTACGGTCTTCGTCCAAACATTGGTATGCGCGGGACAGGGCAAAACAGAAGTGAAAAAGTTACCGTTATGGAAGATGGCGTATTAGCGGCGCCAGCCCCCTATGCTTCTCCGGCGGCATATTACTTCCCTACGGCAGGTAGAATGCAATCCATTGAAGTACTAAAAGGTACCTCAAGCGCAATGTATGGCCCACGTACTACAGGTGGTGTTATTAACTTTTTATCTCGTCAGATCCCCCAGGAAGATTTTGCCGGTAAAATTGCGCTAAGTGCTGGTCAAGACGGTTATAGCAAAGTACATGGTTTTGTTGGTGGAACAGGTAAAAATATTGCGTCTGTATTCGAAGTATATCGATATCAAGCGGACGGTTTTAAAGACATCAATCATACAAACAAAGGTACAGGGTTTGTAAAGAATGATGTTATGACGAAGGTATTACTTCGCTCAGATGTTACTGCGGAATTTTATCAAGAGTTAGAAGTAAAATTAAAGTATGCGGATGAAGACTCAGATGAAACTTATATCGGTTTAACGTCGGCAGACTTCAATGCTAATCCTTATCAACGTTACTCTGCTTCTCAGCTAGATAATATGGCGACTGAACATAAGCAACTGCAGGTAAATCACTTAATTCAGCTTTCACCACGTTTTGTTTTAGGGACCTCTGCCTATCATAATGATTTTAGCCGTAACTGGTATAAAACGAGCAAAATTGACGGAAAAAGCCTAGGTAGTGGGGGCGTTGAGATTGCAGCTCAGTTCGATCAAAACGCCGTTACAAATAATGAAATTGCCGTTGATGTAAAAGCAAATAACCGAGATTATTTGTCACAAGGGATCCAAACAGTGCTTGATGCAGATTTTGATGCCCATCAGGTCAAGTTTGGTTTGCGCTATCATGAAGATGAAATGGATCGATTCCAATGGGTAGATAAATATACCTTAAATAGTGCCTATGATATGAGATTAACAAATGCGGGTATTCCGGGTACGGATTCAAACCGCATTGATAGTGCTAAAGCGTTAGCTATATATGTGCATGATGAATATACCCTTGGTGACTTTATTATCAATGCCGGTTTGCGTTATGAAGACATGACAATCGAACGTCATGATTGGGGAAAATCTGACGTAGCGCGCACAGCAGCACCGACACACAAGAAAAATGACGTTGATGTGTTGTTACCTTCTTTAGCGCTAACGTATCGTATTAATGACGAGTTAATCGTATTAGGTGGCGTACAAAAAGGTTTTGCGCCGCCAGCACCAGGTAACGCTGATAGCGAAAATGAAGAAAGTATAAACTATGAGTTCGGTATTCGTTATCGCGATAGTGCATTTAATGGTGAAGCTATCGCGTTTATTTCAGATTATGACAATATGCATGGTAATTGTACCGCGAGTCAAAACTGTGATGATGAAAATATCGGAAATCAATACAATGCTGGCGAAGTATCAGTTTCTGGTATTGAAGTTAAAGCAGGCTATGAATTATCGACGTCTACTTTGACACTGCCTGTTGATATTACTTACACATTAACAGATACCGAGTTTAATACGAGTTTTGATTCTGATTTCTGGGGCGGTGTTGTAAGTGGTGACGAGTTACCTTATGTACCCGAACAGCAACTGCAACTAACGGCTGGTGTTGTTGGTGATAACTGGCGCACTGACTTACTTGTTCGTTACCTTGCTGAAATGCGAACGAATCCGGGTCAGGGCACAATTATTACCGATGAAAAAATAGCGAGCCGTACTATTGTTGATGTGTCTGCAAGTTATAACCTTGATCAACGTCAAACGATCAAATTGAGCGTTGATAACTTATTAGATGAAGAATATATGGCCTCACGTACTCATGGCTCAATAATGGTGGGGAAACCGCGAACGTTAGCCGTAAGTTATCAATATAGCTTTTAAGTATTGATATACCTTTAAAAGGGTTAATGTAAATGTTGAAAAACCTGGTTTTGTTTACCAGGTTTTTTTGTGCCTAATTAAACATAAAAAATGTAAATAAAAATAGTTCTCATTTGTATTGACAAAAAGAAGGTTCATTGCTAATATACAAATCACTTGGTGTTAACCCTTAAATGTTTTTGCTCGCATAGCCAGAGTAAAAATATTAACAGCAAGTGTTTACATTAAAGTCAAAACGACTATTTGCCCTTACTGTATGCGTTTTGAGTCTTTAATGGTTTGATGTACCTACATGGGTACTTCTTTCCGGGAGTACGTGCGTAGTATTGCTCTTCCTGCGTAAACGTATTTTAGCCCTGCTTAATTAAAGCGGGGCTTTTTTTAACTGTTATATACCACAAACCAATTCTTTAACCTTTATTTGGCTCAACGTGAGTGCTGAATTGTGTGGTATGGCTTGATGTCCAGCGAGTAAATAAATAACCTTTTGTCCTTTTTCTGCTAGATCTAAGGCATGTTGTGCGTTAATTAAAATATCAGCATTGATTTCTTGAGGATATTTATCAGCATCGCGTCTTACATATTCGATAAAGGCCGGATTCACCTGCTTATCATAAAACAATGCGTCGGCGAATTGCATTTCTCGATGCGCTGCTAAGGTCAATGTATCTGGATTACCAACAAGTGTATGAATAAATACGATTTCACCCTTAGGTGGTAATACTTCTGTTTTTAGCTGCTGTATAAGCTGCGTTTCAGCGTGCTCGGTATTATTATCTAATACAGCTTGTCCAATTGGACCTCGTAAAATTACTTCCCAAAATGCTCTGCGATTACGTATGCCTTTAATACGAGCTTTTACATGGTCACGAAATTTCAAACTAAACTTAGCGAGTTTTCCGTAGCCATCAGGCAACGACTTTTCAATTTGTTCGCGTAACATACGCAACAATATGGGAGCGGAACCGGAACTAGAAAGGGCAATTATCATAGGGTCTCTATCAATGATACTTGGCGTGATCCACGTACAAAGTTCTGGCTGATCTACGACATTAACAAGTATGTTTTGCTGTTTTGCATCTAGCGCTACTTGCTGATTAACCTCTTCACAATCCGTTGCAGCGATCACTAGGTTATATTGTTCAATCAAGCCTTGTTGATAGTTGTGTTGGATATGGCTCAGACCTTCAGTGCGAATTAGTCGAGTTACACTCTCATTGCAATGCTCTGACATAACGGTAATGTTACAATTTGCTTTACGTAATAGTTCGATTTTTCGAGCTGCAACGTCACCTCCACCAATAACCAATGCGTTTAGGTGTTTAGCAGTTAGGAATATAGGAAAATACTTCATCGATTCAAGTTATCATAATTGCCATTTTTTTAGGATCTTATCATAACGGCCGTCAGCTTTAATTTTTTCTAAAGCTATAGCAGCCTTTTTTACTAATGCAGTATCTGTTGTCTTACTCGCTGCTAAATACATTTCAGAAGCAAAATCAGTGATCTCATAAATGAGCGATATACTTTTGGGGTCTACACCGGCTTTGGTAACTTGAGGTGCCCAAATAATGTTATTAGTGAAGGTCATATCTGTATTGCCGTTTAATAAGTTGCTCCACAAGGCGTTATAAGTTGGGCTAGCATAAACATTTTTGTTTTCGATAAAGCCACGCTTCTTCAAATAACTTTCTGCAAGCGCGTTGCGAGTTACGCCTATTTTATATGCTTTAGCGTCTTCAATAGAATTTAACGTTATATGTTTATTGGCTAAGGAAGCAAGATGGGCACGAATGGTATATATTTTTCCAACCCATTGAAAAAGCGATTCTCTATCGGCACTACGCAACATTGAAAATACGAACACATTTTCAGTATTTTGTGCGATATTAAACGCACGAGCCCATGGCATAAACACGATGTTGGCTTTAATGTTGAGCTCTTTTATTAACTCGTTTATTAATTCAACCATCGCGCCTGAATGGGTAGCATTATGATTATTTATTTGTAGCGGGGGTAAATCTTCGGTAACAAAAGTTATTTCGTTCGCGCCAGTAGATACGCTTATATGAGATAAGACGACGAGTAAGCAATTGAAAATTACTCTGCGAAACATCTTCCTCACCCGAAATATTACCGTATCGATATTATTGCCACCCAATTGCTTAAATAGCAATCAGTTTTTCTGAACTTTAATGCTAAAATACCAATAAATTAGCGTAAAGAGAACAAAAATGCCTTGGATACAACTTAGATTAAGTGCCAATGAAGAAACAGCAGAAAAATACAGTGACTGGTTAATGGCATGTGGTGCTCAGGCAGTTACGTTCATTGATGCCAAAGATACACCGATTTATGAACCTCTGCCGGGCGATGAAGTTACTTATTGGGCGAATACTGTCGTTATGGGCTTATATGATGCTTCCCACGATATGGACGCTGCAATTAACTATATAAAAGGTATTCATCCAGACGGCGAGAAAATGAAATTTAAGTTAGAGCAACTTGAAGACAAAGATTGGGAGCGTGAATGGATGGATAACTTTCATCCGATGAAGTTTGGAGAAAGGTTATGGATCTGTCCAAGCTGGCGAGAAGTTCCAGATCCAGAAGCGGTTAATGTTATGTTAGATCCAGGTTTAGCTTTTGGTACAGGTACTCACCCAACAACGGCGTTGTGTTTAACATGGTTAGATAGCCTTGACCTTAAAGGTAAAACGGTTGTCGATTTTGGCTGTGGTTCCGGAATATTGTCTTTAGCCGCATTAAAACTAGGTGCTAAAGAAGTAATTGGTATTGATATTGATCCACAAGCATTGCAAGCAAGTAAAGAAAATGCGACACGTAATGGCGTAGAAGACCGCCTTTCGTTATATCTGCCTAGTGACCAACCGAGCTTAAAAGCGGATGTTGTTGTTGCAAATATATTAGCAGGCCCTTTGCGTGAACTTGCCCCTGTTATTACCGAATTTTTGGCGAAAGAAGCAAAACTGGCATTGTCTGGTGTTTTAGAAGCGCAAGCCGAAACACTACAAGAAATTTATGGACAATGGTGTCACATGGAGCCAATTGCTATTCAAGATGAGTGGGTAAGGCTTTCAGGTATTAGACGCTAACATTCTGTTATTCATGCGTTAAAAATATGCGCAGCTTTTATCATGCTTTTGATTAAAATCTGCGCACTTCAATATTTTGTCAAAAGTCAATATGAAAATGTTGAAAAAAACTAACATTTGTTCAATTTATATGCTTTTCAATCTCAATAAAAACGCGTAAACTTAGCGCCCTTTTGAAAGGTAGCTCAAAAAAACAACAACGTGAATATTGGTTCTTATCGATTAAATAGTCAAACAATGCTTGCGCCTATGGCTGGTATTACTGATCAACCAATGCGTCAGTTATGTTGTCGAATGGGGGCTGGGTTAGCAGTATCAGAAATGGTTTCAGCTAATCCTAAAGTTTGGAATACCGAGAAGTCTAAACGACGTCTGATTCATTCTGCTGAATCAGGTATTCGCTCCGTTCAAATTGCAGGTTCTGAACCTGAAGAGCTAGCTTTTGCTGCGAAAGTTAATGTTGATAATGGTGCACAAATCATTGATATCAACATGGGCTGTCCAGCAAAGAAGGTGAATAAAAAATTGGCTGGTTCAGCATTGCTGAAAGAACCTGCATTAGTCGAACAAATTGTAAAATCTGTTGTTGATGCGGTTACGGTGCCGGTTACGTTAAAAATTCGCACTGGATGGTGTGAAAATAGTAAAAATGCTGTCGAAATTGCTCAAATCGCAGAGCATAACGGGATTCAATCTTTAGTGGTTCATGGCCGTACACGCAATGACTTCTATAAAGGGGATGCCGAATACGACACCATTAAATCTGTTAAAGAATCTGTAAGTATTCCTGTAGTCGCTAATGGAGACATTACCGATGCAGAAAAAGCAGCGCGTGTACTTACTTATACAGGTGCCGACGCCATAATGATTGGTAGAGGAGCGCAAGGTCGACCTTGGATTTTTCGAGAAATTAATCATTTTCTTGAAACTGGTCAACACATGGCGTCACCGTCGATAGCAGAAATTCGCTCAATTGTGATTGAGCATGTAAAGGAATTACATACGTTTTACGGTGAGTTTATGGGCGTAAGATTTGCGCGTAAACACACCTCTTGGTATACGCAAACGCTAGACCAAGGAAAACAGTTTCGTTCTATATTTAACGCATTAGAAAGTGGTGAAGACCAACTCGATGCGTTGAATAAGTATTTTGATCATTTAAATTAACTTAAGAGTCTGAACTATATGTTTGAACAAAATATTTCATCTCCGTTTGTAACGGGTAACGTACAAACTCAAGCTGAAGCTTCTCCATTACGTACACAAGCCAAAATTGCTATCAGCAACTATCTGTCTCAATTAAATGGCAATGATGTTGATGATATGTACGAATTAGTATTGTCAGAAATTGAAGCTCCAATGTTGGAGGAGGTGATGAAGTATACTCGCGGTAACCAAACACGTGCCGCCAACTTACTTGGCATTAACCGTGGAACTTTACGTAAAAAGTTAAAAAAATACGGTATGAACTAAGAACACGCAGGTTAGCCTGCACTAAAAAAGCACCCTAGGGTGCTTTTTTACTTATAGCCAATGAAGAATGTTTACGGTAACGAAAGCTTTCACTGGTTAAATCAAGATGGATGTATCGCCAAGGACATGTGTCAAAGGCCAGACAAAACAATATTTAATTTAAGGTAACAGAAACAACAATGGATACCCCACGCCCAATTAAACGTGCACTGTTAAGTGTGTCTGATAAAACAGGTATTGTAGATTTTGCTCGAAGCTTAGCGCAAAAAGGTGTTGATATTCTTTCAACCGGCGGTACTGCAAAATTGTTAGCCGACAATGGCATTAAAGTGACCGAAGTTTCAGATCACACTGGCCACCCGGAAATTATGGATGGTCGTGTAAAAACACTTCACCCAAAAATTCACGGTGGCATTTTAGCCCGTCGCGGTACTGATGAAACAGTGATGGCAGATAACAATATCGCAGCAATAGACATGGTCGTTGTAAACTTATATCCATTTGCAAACACTGTTGCTAAAGAAGGTTGTTCATTAGAAGACGCAATTGAAAACATTGATATTGGCGGACCAACTATGGTGCGTGCAGCGGCTAAAAACCATAAAGACGTGACTATCATTGTAAATGCGGGTGATTATGATCGCGTTTTAGCAGAAATGGATGCTAATGACGATTCTTTAACCTATAAAACACGTTTTGATTTAGCAATTGCTGCCTACGAGCACACAGCGAGTTACGATGGCATGATAGCTAACTATTTTGGTCAAATGTTGTCAGCACATGGCGAAGAAAACAAAGCTGTTAACTTTGATGAAAAGAACAAGTTTCCGCGTACTTTTAATAGCCAATTTATCAAAAAGCAAGATTTACGTTATGGTGAGAACTCTCATCAAGACGCTGCTTTCTACGTTGAAGCAAATCCAGAAGAAGCAT containing:
- a CDS encoding siroheme synthase; this encodes MKYFPIFLTAKHLNALVIGGGDVAARKIELLRKANCNITVMSEHCNESVTRLIRTEGLSHIQHNYQQGLIEQYNLVIAATDCEEVNQQVALDAKQQNILVNVVDQPELCTWITPSIIDRDPMIIALSSSGSAPILLRMLREQIEKSLPDGYGKLAKFSLKFRDHVKARIKGIRNRRAFWEVILRGPIGQAVLDNNTEHAETQLIQQLKTEVLPPKGEIVFIHTLVGNPDTLTLAAHREMQFADALFYDKQVNPAFIEYVRRDADKYPQEINADILINAQHALDLAEKGQKVIYLLAGHQAIPHNSALTLSQIKVKELVCGI
- the prmA gene encoding 50S ribosomal protein L11 methyltransferase gives rise to the protein MPWIQLRLSANEETAEKYSDWLMACGAQAVTFIDAKDTPIYEPLPGDEVTYWANTVVMGLYDASHDMDAAINYIKGIHPDGEKMKFKLEQLEDKDWEREWMDNFHPMKFGERLWICPSWREVPDPEAVNVMLDPGLAFGTGTHPTTALCLTWLDSLDLKGKTVVDFGCGSGILSLAALKLGAKEVIGIDIDPQALQASKENATRNGVEDRLSLYLPSDQPSLKADVVVANILAGPLRELAPVITEFLAKEAKLALSGVLEAQAETLQEIYGQWCHMEPIAIQDEWVRLSGIRR
- a CDS encoding TonB-dependent receptor family protein; translated protein: MNLQTLKPAHIALAISAAVSINAQANDNNDMEHLTIFGSEHRINDTPGSAHVLSEKELEKFDYSDIMRTLTSVPGVYVLEEDGYGLRPNIGMRGTGQNRSEKVTVMEDGVLAAPAPYASPAAYYFPTAGRMQSIEVLKGTSSAMYGPRTTGGVINFLSRQIPQEDFAGKIALSAGQDGYSKVHGFVGGTGKNIASVFEVYRYQADGFKDINHTNKGTGFVKNDVMTKVLLRSDVTAEFYQELEVKLKYADEDSDETYIGLTSADFNANPYQRYSASQLDNMATEHKQLQVNHLIQLSPRFVLGTSAYHNDFSRNWYKTSKIDGKSLGSGGVEIAAQFDQNAVTNNEIAVDVKANNRDYLSQGIQTVLDADFDAHQVKFGLRYHEDEMDRFQWVDKYTLNSAYDMRLTNAGIPGTDSNRIDSAKALAIYVHDEYTLGDFIINAGLRYEDMTIERHDWGKSDVARTAAPTHKKNDVDVLLPSLALTYRINDELIVLGGVQKGFAPPAPGNADSENEESINYEFGIRYRDSAFNGEAIAFISDYDNMHGNCTASQNCDDENIGNQYNAGEVSVSGIEVKAGYELSTSTLTLPVDITYTLTDTEFNTSFDSDFWGGVVSGDELPYVPEQQLQLTAGVVGDNWRTDLLVRYLAEMRTNPGQGTIITDEKIASRTIVDVSASYNLDQRQTIKLSVDNLLDEEYMASRTHGSIMVGKPRTLAVSYQYSF
- a CDS encoding alkaline phosphatase, with product MSSKWVSLSVIPSFLFSSIAYSDVIPSIQKQSNWYTQAQAKVLDKTKLTTSTNAKNVILFVGDGMGISTLTAARILQGQMAGKSGEEGYLSFETFPYSAQVKTYNTDAQTPDSAGTMTAMMSGVKTDAGVLGVNENIERGDCASVKGNELITAVELAEIKGMSTGILSTARITHATPAAAYAKSADRNWEDISDMPNTAVDLGCEDIASQLVNFEKNLEQRFPGIDVDGIDFAMGGGRRHFLPKDEAYNSADARSAVEGDRTDNRDLTAEWQTMYPNGTYVMDKAGFDAIDTETTERVFGLFNESHMNYEADRENDISGEPSLSQMTEKAIDVLSNNDKGYLLVVESGRIDHGHHAGSAYNALTDTLEFANAVQKAIDSTNPEETLILVTADHSHVFTIAGYPKRGNPILGKVVNVGATEPALAADGMPYTTLGYTNGLGFRNLQTETDADQSYNDSAIAGRQDLTTVDTTTSGFHQETTVPMGSETHAGEDISLHAHGPGAHFAQGVVEQSIVFHIINKSLGLIGN
- a CDS encoding substrate-binding periplasmic protein; protein product: MFRRVIFNCLLVVLSHISVSTGANEITFVTEDLPPLQINNHNATHSGAMVELINELIKELNIKANIVFMPWARAFNIAQNTENVFVFSMLRSADRESLFQWVGKIYTIRAHLASLANKHITLNSIEDAKAYKIGVTRNALAESYLKKRGFIENKNVYASPTYNALWSNLLNGNTDMTFTNNIIWAPQVTKAGVDPKSISLIYEITDFASEMYLAASKTTDTALVKKAAIALEKIKADGRYDKILKKWQL
- a CDS encoding alkaline phosphatase, whose translation is MKRLTYISLSIAVALVGCDGDDGKDGTNGVSGVNGLNSLVSQTFVPVGHETCRNSGVRIDSGIDENGNGTLDDAEIDASEFVCAPANTDVAGGSADTTMNNPWFSAGEQHIAQVRSDRASLTNAAGKAKNVILFVGDGMGISTVTAARILAGQKMGKMGEEHQLSFDKFPYSGFAKTYNVDAQTPDSAGTMTAMMSGIKTDVGVIGVGEGISRGNCDSVSGNELVTALELAEIAGKSTGVISTARITHATPAATYAKSADRNWEDNSDMPADEAAKGCEDIASQLVNFEANLEARFSGLDVDGIEVVLGGGRRHFLPKDAAFNSADATSAVEGDRTDSRDLTAEWQASYPTGNYVIDRNGFNALNAETTEKVFGLFNESHMHYEADRENDIAGEPSLSEMTDKAIDILDNNQDGYFLMVESGRIDHGHHAGNAYNALEDTIEFAKAVQSAVDATDPEETLIIVTADHSHVFTMAGYPKRGNPILGKVVGVGSEEPTLAADGMPYTTLGYTNGLGFKNLGMETDADAGYAHPYVNTRQDLTTVDTTTPGFHQEALIPMGSETHAGEDVGVYATGPGAHLITGTNEQSLIYHVINHASDLVNKAEAALN